A genomic stretch from Candidatus Schekmanbacteria bacterium includes:
- a CDS encoding ABC transporter ATP-binding protein has protein sequence MEPLLKIENLKTYFYKGSTVIKAADGVNISVNKGEVHGVVGESGCGKSVTAMSILRLVPTPPGKIIDGKIIFDGQDLLQLPEKEMRNIRGNRISIVFQEPMTYLNPVFTIGNQISETLLVHRKITKHDAIDATVEILKKIGMPAPEQRIKEYPHQLSGGMRQRVLIAMALICGPDLLIADEPTTALDVTIQAQIIDLIMNLQKDSGMSVMLITHDFGVVAESCQKVSVMYGGKVVESTDVFTIFEKPLHPYTAGLLRSVRSGDADAGTRRLTAISGIVPNPAYLPEGCKFNPRCPLADERCRETDPDFIEKDPGHFVRCWKSDKAPFTF, from the coding sequence ATGGAGCCACTTTTAAAAATCGAGAACCTTAAAACCTACTTCTACAAAGGTTCGACTGTAATCAAAGCCGCAGACGGCGTAAACATCTCCGTAAACAAAGGAGAAGTACACGGAGTCGTCGGCGAATCAGGGTGCGGCAAGAGTGTTACAGCAATGTCGATCCTCCGCCTTGTACCAACGCCGCCGGGAAAAATAATCGACGGTAAGATAATCTTTGATGGTCAGGACCTCCTTCAACTCCCTGAAAAAGAGATGCGCAATATTCGCGGCAACCGCATATCAATAGTCTTTCAGGAGCCTATGACCTATCTCAATCCTGTTTTCACAATCGGAAACCAGATATCTGAAACACTCCTTGTTCACAGAAAGATAACAAAGCATGACGCGATAGATGCCACAGTTGAGATACTTAAAAAAATCGGAATGCCTGCACCTGAACAACGGATAAAAGAATACCCGCATCAGTTAAGCGGCGGCATGAGACAGAGAGTGCTTATAGCAATGGCGCTTATCTGCGGACCTGACCTTCTAATCGCTGATGAACCGACTACGGCCCTTGATGTCACCATACAGGCGCAGATAATAGACCTTATCATGAACCTCCAGAAAGACAGCGGAATGTCTGTGATGCTGATTACCCATGACTTTGGCGTTGTGGCTGAAAGCTGTCAGAAGGTTTCGGTCATGTACGGCGGGAAGGTCGTTGAATCAACAGATGTGTTCACAATCTTTGAAAAACCTCTTCATCCATATACGGCAGGTCTTCTTCGCTCCGTAAGGTCAGGTGACGCAGATGCAGGGACAAGAAGGCTCACCGCAATATCAGGGATAGTGCCAAACCCAGCATATTTGCCGGAAGGATGTAAATTCAATCCGCGCTGTCCGCTCGCTGACGAAAGATGCAGGGAAACCGACCCTGACTTTATAGAAAAAGACCCGGGGCATTTTGTAAGGTGCTGGAAATCAGACAAAGCGCCATTCACTTTCTAG
- a CDS encoding diguanylate cyclase yields the protein MKLGIAKKIIGTGLIGFSVFFIFAIFSYTSINSFISIHKKNSELAVKIEVAADLQILMHKILMPPNDYLITGDIKERADFAEIVSEAASLFAKYKITADKTDEEAAIENKVEKGFIELQQKAMVLLSTENPVGNKEAAVLMKEMDAFGESVSEDIEKFHDLIRGEIDTYSMRISSLTRWVYNILIALILVSILGVGLMILIAYRSVVKPVITLTNSAKIIGQGNLSHKIEIYTKDEFEILSSEFNKMSDSLKEKMDQIEDYSKKLEKTNRQLDQNILQIYTLYSISKIMTATLGIDQLLHQVVEKVSQALRLNRISIMLLSDDKNEINIVAGMGIPEETKNMSLRVSECIYGFIVETGQAEIINDVSKHPRYVSIAGLDDNVSSMICVPFKSRNQVIGIINAYRIEGETFGKDDFELLTTVSSQVGIALENVMLFEKTKFLSITDGMTELYNYRYLTACLNTEVERAKRYKRPLSLIMIDVDFFKKYNDANGHPMGDKLLVKMAGIFKNIVRKAETVARYGGEEFVIMLPETGEEMAYAMAERLRKTIEATEFDGAETQPGGKVTVSIGVATFFEEQDKSWEDLVKRVDNALYRAKEEGRNRVSV from the coding sequence TTGAAATTAGGAATTGCGAAAAAAATAATAGGTACTGGTTTGATTGGTTTCTCTGTTTTTTTTATTTTCGCAATATTCAGTTATACCAGCATCAATTCTTTTATATCAATCCATAAGAAAAATTCAGAACTTGCTGTTAAAATAGAGGTTGCTGCTGACCTTCAGATACTCATGCACAAAATCCTTATGCCTCCTAACGATTATCTTATAACGGGGGATATAAAAGAGCGGGCTGATTTTGCAGAAATAGTTAGTGAAGCTGCCTCTTTGTTTGCAAAATATAAGATTACTGCTGACAAAACAGATGAGGAGGCTGCAATTGAGAATAAAGTGGAAAAAGGTTTTATTGAACTTCAGCAGAAAGCCATGGTCCTTCTTTCAACAGAAAACCCGGTTGGAAATAAGGAAGCTGCAGTGCTGATGAAAGAAATGGATGCTTTTGGTGAATCAGTATCTGAAGATATAGAGAAGTTTCATGATCTTATAAGAGGCGAAATAGATACTTATAGCATGAGGATTTCATCTCTTACGAGATGGGTTTATAACATTTTAATTGCTCTAATATTGGTTTCAATTCTGGGTGTTGGCCTTATGATATTAATAGCTTATCGGAGTGTCGTCAAACCGGTTATAACACTGACGAATTCGGCTAAAATTATTGGACAAGGGAATCTGAGCCATAAAATAGAAATTTATACGAAAGACGAATTTGAAATACTTTCTTCAGAGTTTAATAAGATGTCAGATTCGCTTAAAGAAAAGATGGATCAGATAGAAGACTATTCGAAGAAACTTGAAAAAACTAACCGTCAGCTTGATCAGAACATACTCCAGATTTACACCCTCTATAGTATAAGCAAGATAATGACCGCGACTCTTGGTATTGACCAGCTTTTGCATCAGGTTGTTGAGAAAGTAAGCCAGGCGCTCAGGCTTAACAGGATCAGCATCATGCTTCTAAGTGATGATAAAAACGAGATAAATATTGTAGCAGGAATGGGTATTCCTGAAGAAACAAAAAATATGTCTCTTAGAGTCAGCGAATGTATTTATGGTTTTATTGTTGAGACAGGACAGGCTGAAATTATCAACGATGTTTCTAAGCATCCAAGATATGTTTCAATAGCAGGACTTGACGACAATGTGAGTTCAATGATCTGTGTCCCTTTCAAATCAAGGAATCAGGTTATAGGGATAATCAATGCATATAGAATTGAAGGTGAGACATTTGGAAAAGATGATTTTGAACTGCTTACGACTGTTTCAAGCCAGGTAGGGATAGCATTGGAAAATGTGATGTTGTTTGAAAAAACAAAATTTCTCTCCATAACTGACGGAATGACGGAATTATATAATTACCGCTACCTGACTGCTTGTTTAAACACAGAAGTTGAAAGAGCTAAGAGATATAAACGTCCCCTTTCATTGATAATGATAGATGTGGATTTTTTTAAAAAGTATAACGATGCCAATGGCCATCCTATGGGAGACAAACTGCTTGTGAAGATGGCAGGCATCTTTAAGAACATAGTGAGAAAGGCGGAAACGGTTGCAAGATACGGCGGTGAAGAGTTTGTTATAATGCTTCCTGAGACTGGAGAGGAAATGGCTTATGCTATGGCAGAAAGGCTGAGGAAAACAATAGAGGCGACTGAATTTGATGGTGCTGAAACACAGCCGGGTGGGAAAGTTACAGTAAGCATTGGTGTTGCAACATTCTTTGAAGAACAGGATAAATCATGGGAGGATCTTGTAAAGCGTGTTGATAATGCCTTGTACCGCGCAAAGGAAGAAGGAAGGAACAGGGTTTCAGTGTAG
- a CDS encoding TRL-like protein family, giving the protein MKLSRGVLLAVVFSVLLISGCASHIPMGVIYTEVKTPMAAGAGDVAYTKVGTAKATSVLGIVATGDASTKAAVENGKITKIKYVDYSSRNILGIYGEYTVTVYGD; this is encoded by the coding sequence ATGAAATTATCCAGAGGCGTTTTGTTGGCAGTTGTATTTTCAGTTTTATTAATATCGGGTTGTGCAAGTCATATTCCTATGGGAGTAATTTACACAGAAGTGAAGACACCGATGGCAGCTGGAGCAGGAGATGTTGCTTATACCAAAGTAGGCACAGCCAAGGCTACATCAGTTTTGGGAATAGTTGCTACAGGCGATGCAAGCACGAAAGCTGCGGTAGAAAATGGCAAGATTACCAAGATAAAATATGTTGATTATTCCAGCAGGAATATCCTCGGTATTTACGGCGAATATACAGTAACCGTTTACGGAGATTAA
- a CDS encoding tetratricopeptide repeat protein, producing MKKKTAIYLFIVLFLSACITEERTADYYVKKGNDTGTWDWYNALSYYDKALEKDPSSYDAYIARGALYLSLKKYDEAIKDFTNSLHINPVNPLILSKRGIAYHEKKEYQSAISDLNKAIEVDKANNMNTLKPAIYVILADSYSKLEEDEKAILCLSKAISLMPEGSGFYNERGKLYLKTKKYDLAVSDFSKSIEIEPTFFVTYLDRADAYSLMGNYPKALADCEQVIKIEKESKYRRRPDVYYKKGELLEKTGRKSEALTNYKIFVRNANEGDAENKKKAKAKIEELESAGVSEVKKTSFEEAESLLEVGKTEAENGFAYNAIEDFSQAIKINPGYLEAYIKRGDTYLAIGNFNKASSDYETAIKIKPDDERGYLGRANMYFLKEDFYKSMDVLTKAIEVNPASKEAYLARGSLYTKFNKLDKALEDLTKAIENNPSSALAYNTRGSIYIYSKEYDKALDDFNKTIELNPQNETALINRGHCYMMKKEFAKAIADSTKALEINPNSKNAYYNRGKIYREKGEYGSAISDFTSAILSDPAFAYAHYERAIAYEKAGKKEDALKDFREFLLFAPTSDMSSLVEGVYTQERIKALEAELAGQSK from the coding sequence ATGAAGAAAAAAACGGCAATTTATTTATTCATAGTTCTCTTTCTTTCAGCATGTATTACAGAAGAGAGAACTGCGGATTACTACGTAAAAAAAGGAAATGATACAGGTACATGGGATTGGTATAACGCTCTTTCATATTACGACAAGGCATTAGAGAAAGACCCTTCCAGTTATGATGCCTACATTGCCAGAGGAGCACTTTATTTATCCCTGAAAAAATATGACGAGGCAATAAAAGATTTTACGAACTCCTTGCATATAAACCCTGTTAATCCGCTTATACTGAGCAAAAGAGGAATAGCTTATCATGAAAAAAAAGAATATCAGAGCGCTATCTCTGATCTCAATAAAGCTATTGAAGTTGATAAAGCCAATAATATGAATACGCTTAAACCTGCTATATATGTGATTCTTGCTGATAGTTATTCAAAATTAGAGGAAGATGAGAAAGCAATTCTCTGTTTGTCAAAAGCAATTTCATTAATGCCTGAGGGTTCCGGTTTTTATAATGAAAGAGGTAAATTATATTTGAAGACCAAAAAATATGATTTAGCTGTATCTGATTTCAGCAAATCGATCGAGATAGAGCCGACATTTTTTGTAACTTATTTGGATCGTGCAGATGCCTATTCTTTAATGGGAAACTATCCAAAAGCATTGGCAGATTGCGAACAGGTGATAAAGATTGAAAAGGAAAGTAAGTATAGGCGCAGGCCAGATGTATATTACAAGAAAGGCGAGCTGCTTGAAAAGACGGGACGAAAAAGTGAAGCCTTAACTAATTATAAAATATTTGTTCGAAATGCTAATGAGGGCGACGCAGAAAACAAGAAAAAGGCAAAAGCTAAAATAGAAGAACTAGAATCAGCAGGAGTCAGCGAAGTCAAAAAAACTTCTTTTGAGGAAGCAGAGTCATTATTGGAAGTTGGGAAAACAGAGGCAGAAAACGGATTTGCATATAATGCCATTGAAGACTTTTCACAAGCAATCAAAATCAATCCAGGTTATCTGGAAGCTTATATAAAACGTGGTGATACATATCTTGCCATAGGGAATTTTAACAAGGCAAGTTCAGATTACGAGACTGCAATCAAAATAAAACCTGATGACGAAAGAGGTTATTTGGGACGTGCTAATATGTATTTCTTGAAAGAAGACTTCTATAAGTCCATGGACGTATTAACAAAAGCAATTGAGGTTAACCCTGCATCGAAGGAAGCATATCTTGCAAGAGGGTCGCTTTATACAAAGTTCAATAAATTAGATAAAGCTTTAGAAGATTTAACAAAGGCAATCGAAAACAATCCTTCATCAGCTTTAGCTTACAATACCAGGGGAAGCATTTACATTTATAGTAAAGAATATGACAAGGCTCTTGATGACTTTAATAAAACTATTGAACTTAATCCTCAAAATGAAACAGCCCTTATCAACAGAGGGCATTGCTATATGATGAAGAAAGAATTTGCGAAGGCTATAGCAGACAGCACAAAAGCACTTGAGATAAACCCGAACTCTAAAAATGCCTATTACAACCGTGGAAAGATATATCGCGAAAAAGGGGAATATGGGAGCGCGATTTCAGATTTTACTTCAGCGATCCTAAGCGATCCTGCATTTGCCTATGCGCACTACGAACGTGCTATTGCATATGAAAAAGCAGGGAAGAAAGAAGATGCTTTAAAGGATTTCAGGGAATTCCTTCTTTTTGCACCAACGTCTGATATGTCAAGTCTTGTTGAAGGTGTCTATACGCAGGAAAGAATAAAAGCCCTCGAAGCAGAATTAGCCGGTCAGTCTAAATAG
- a CDS encoding nucleotidyltransferase domain-containing protein yields MVKREVLKAVKFFRNCLEEKEIDVTKIVLFGSQQRGNAVNESDIDIVLVSSDFRRKSLVNRLMLIKDAEVATIKKFMVPLDVILMTPEEFCSDSSIVAGYARSGEVLV; encoded by the coding sequence ATGGTTAAAAGAGAAGTGCTGAAGGCGGTAAAATTTTTTAGAAATTGTTTGGAAGAGAAAGAAATTGATGTTACGAAAATAGTATTATTTGGCTCACAGCAAAGGGGAAATGCAGTAAATGAAAGCGATATTGACATTGTATTGGTTTCCTCTGATTTCAGGCGTAAAAGTCTTGTCAACAGGTTGATGCTTATCAAAGATGCTGAAGTAGCCACGATAAAAAAGTTCATGGTGCCTTTAGATGTTATTTTAATGACTCCTGAAGAATTTTGCAGCGATTCGTCCATTGTCGCAGGTTATGCAAGATCAGGAGAAGTGCTAGTCTAG
- a CDS encoding class I SAM-dependent methyltransferase, with the protein MTMLTFDEKAKIWDSDERRNARIMEIAKSIKRNVPFTKNMTAFEYGCGTGTVALFLSPHLKHITLADSSTGMLEVLQEKIRTSDAKNMTPVYIDLMKDEAPKTQFDFVYTSLTLHHIIDTDRILKILNSLVADGGLFCVVDLDSEDGSFHGAGFDGHNGFDRDEFKVKLEKAGFSDISFKDCCVAEKETEGKLNKFSLFIMNCRK; encoded by the coding sequence ATGACAATGCTTACCTTCGACGAAAAAGCGAAGATATGGGACAGCGATGAGCGGCGCAATGCGCGGATAATGGAAATCGCAAAGTCCATAAAACGCAACGTGCCTTTCACAAAAAATATGACCGCGTTTGAATATGGCTGCGGAACAGGCACTGTCGCCTTATTTTTGTCCCCTCATCTTAAGCATATCACTCTGGCGGACAGCTCGACCGGAATGCTCGAAGTATTGCAGGAAAAGATCCGCACATCAGACGCAAAGAACATGACGCCTGTATATATCGACCTTATGAAAGATGAGGCGCCGAAGACACAATTTGATTTTGTTTACACATCGCTCACATTGCACCACATCATTGACACTGACAGGATTCTTAAGATACTCAATTCGCTTGTCGCAGACGGCGGCTTGTTTTGTGTCGTTGACCTTGACAGTGAAGACGGCTCATTTCATGGCGCGGGCTTTGACGGGCATAATGGCTTTGACCGTGATGAGTTTAAAGTGAAGCTGGAAAAGGCGGGGTTCAGCGATATATCTTTTAAAGATTGCTGTGTTGCGGAAAAAGAAACTGAAGGTAAATTGAATAAATTCTCTTTGTTTATCATGAACTGCCGGAAGTGA
- the secA gene encoding preprotein translocase subunit SecA → MFKYIVKKIVGTRNERVLNSLNPMLEQVNSFEPQLSKLGDEELRNKTPYFKEKLAQGASLDDILPEAFGVVRETARRTLGMRHFDVQIIGGIILHMGKIAEMKTGEGKTLVATLPVYLNALSGLGVHVVTVNDYLARRDSEWMGQIYRFLGLSVGVILHGLNDAERKASYGSDVTYGTNNEFGFDYLRDNMKYSVEDLCQRELNYAIVDEVDSILIDEARTPLIISGPTEESIGKYGVIDKIVPRLKAETDYTIEEKTRTVALTEEGVLHAEKLLNVENLYDPRNIELIHHVNQALKAHTIFKLDVDYVVKDGEVLIVDEFTGRLMPGRRYSDGLHQALEAKEGVKIENENQTLATVTFQNYFRMYKKLAGMTGTADTEAEEFQKIYKLEVIVIPPNKPLRRLEYPDCIYRTVDEKFRAVGNEIEECYKKGQPVLVGTISIEKSELLSTLLKKRGVKHNVLNAKYHEKEAEIVAQAGRKGTITIATNMAGRGTDIVLGGIDPETKEKDPEREKEVVSLGGLHIIGTERHESRRIDNQLRGRSGRQGDPGSSRFYLSMEDDLLRIFGMDRTSNLMEKIGMEKDQPIEHSWITKSIERAQKNVETHNFSIRKQLLEYDDVMNQQREVIYELRKQLLEEEKIEEVVVEMIGEVIDGIFETYMDEEDLEVQHKQIVDAIYREFRVNIIESGVKLLGVEMDEARESVIKLLTDAYRAKHEERITKIGDEADKLERMIVLQAVDTHWKDHLLAMDHLKEGIGLRGYAQLDPLVEYKKEGYAMFTAMMERAKEDALDHLYKVEVVSQEEMYERQEKQKRQLDKISMNRGDGEVAKKPVQRTTEKVGRNDPCPCGSGKKYKKCCGISQAASR, encoded by the coding sequence ATGTTTAAGTATATTGTGAAAAAAATAGTGGGGACAAGGAATGAACGCGTCCTCAATTCTCTAAACCCCATGCTGGAACAGGTAAATTCCTTTGAGCCGCAGCTTAGCAAGCTGGGAGATGAAGAGCTTCGCAACAAGACCCCTTATTTCAAGGAAAAGCTCGCGCAGGGTGCATCGCTCGATGATATCCTTCCAGAGGCTTTTGGTGTAGTGAGGGAAACGGCGCGCCGTACCCTCGGCATGCGGCATTTCGATGTGCAGATAATCGGCGGCATCATTCTCCACATGGGGAAGATTGCTGAAATGAAGACCGGAGAAGGAAAAACCCTTGTGGCAACTCTCCCCGTCTATCTTAATGCGCTTTCAGGCTTGGGTGTCCATGTCGTAACGGTAAACGATTACCTTGCAAGACGAGACTCAGAGTGGATGGGGCAGATTTACAGGTTTCTCGGACTTTCCGTCGGAGTCATCCTTCATGGTTTAAACGATGCAGAGAGAAAGGCTTCCTACGGGTCTGATGTCACCTATGGAACAAACAATGAGTTTGGTTTCGATTATCTCCGCGACAACATGAAGTACAGCGTAGAAGACCTCTGCCAGAGGGAGCTTAACTATGCCATCGTTGACGAAGTTGACAGCATTCTTATAGACGAGGCAAGAACGCCTCTCATCATATCCGGACCGACCGAGGAATCTATCGGCAAGTACGGCGTCATTGACAAAATAGTCCCGCGCCTTAAAGCAGAGACTGACTATACAATAGAAGAAAAGACGCGGACGGTTGCACTCACCGAAGAAGGTGTGCTTCATGCTGAAAAACTCCTGAATGTTGAAAATCTCTATGATCCTCGAAATATCGAACTCATCCATCATGTGAACCAGGCACTTAAAGCGCACACGATTTTTAAGCTCGATGTTGACTATGTTGTAAAGGATGGAGAGGTGTTAATCGTTGATGAATTCACCGGAAGGCTCATGCCCGGAAGGCGTTACAGCGATGGTCTGCATCAGGCACTTGAAGCAAAAGAAGGCGTTAAGATTGAAAATGAAAATCAGACACTTGCCACAGTAACATTCCAGAACTACTTCAGGATGTACAAGAAGCTTGCCGGCATGACCGGTACGGCTGATACAGAGGCTGAAGAGTTTCAGAAAATATATAAACTTGAAGTAATAGTGATCCCCCCGAATAAGCCGCTCCGGCGTCTTGAATATCCGGACTGTATTTACAGGACTGTTGACGAGAAATTCAGGGCAGTAGGTAATGAGATAGAAGAATGCTACAAGAAGGGGCAGCCCGTTCTGGTCGGCACAATCTCCATTGAAAAATCCGAGCTTCTTAGCACTTTGCTTAAAAAACGCGGAGTCAAACACAATGTCTTAAATGCCAAATACCATGAAAAAGAGGCTGAGATAGTTGCGCAGGCAGGAAGAAAAGGGACAATCACAATTGCAACCAACATGGCAGGCAGAGGAACTGATATTGTGCTGGGCGGAATTGACCCGGAAACAAAGGAAAAGGATCCTGAAAGAGAGAAAGAAGTCGTTTCTCTTGGCGGTCTCCATATAATAGGCACAGAGAGACATGAAAGCAGGCGAATAGACAACCAGCTTCGCGGGCGTTCAGGCCGTCAAGGGGATCCCGGTTCATCACGTTTCTATCTTTCCATGGAAGATGATCTTCTCCGTATATTCGGGATGGATAGGACATCAAACCTAATGGAAAAGATCGGGATGGAGAAAGACCAGCCCATCGAACATTCATGGATCACGAAGTCAATTGAGAGGGCGCAAAAGAATGTTGAGACCCATAACTTCAGCATAAGAAAACAGCTCCTTGAATATGACGATGTCATGAACCAGCAGAGAGAAGTAATATATGAGTTGAGGAAACAGCTCCTTGAAGAGGAAAAGATAGAGGAAGTCGTAGTTGAGATGATAGGCGAAGTAATAGATGGAATATTCGAAACCTATATGGATGAAGAAGACCTTGAAGTCCAGCATAAACAGATAGTTGATGCCATTTATCGCGAGTTTAGGGTTAACATAATCGAGAGCGGTGTAAAGCTTCTGGGTGTTGAGATGGATGAAGCCCGCGAGTCAGTTATAAAGCTTTTGACTGATGCGTACCGCGCAAAACATGAAGAAAGAATAACCAAGATTGGCGATGAGGCAGACAAGCTTGAGCGGATGATAGTTCTTCAGGCTGTTGACACCCACTGGAAAGATCACCTCCTTGCCATGGACCATCTTAAAGAAGGAATAGGACTTCGTGGTTATGCTCAGCTTGACCCTCTCGTTGAATACAAGAAAGAGGGGTATGCGATGTTTACCGCCATGATGGAGAGAGCTAAAGAGGATGCACTCGACCATCTCTACAAGGTTGAAGTTGTAAGCCAGGAGGAGATGTACGAAAGGCAGGAAAAGCAGAAAAGACAGCTTGATAAAATATCCATGAACCGCGGAGACGGGGAAGTAGCTAAGAAGCCGGTGCAGAGGACAACGGAGAAGGTCGGAAGAAACGATCCATGCCCATGCGGAAGCGGGAAAAAATATAAGAAATGCTGCGGTATTTCACAGGCAGCGTCAAGGTAG
- a CDS encoding tetratricopeptide repeat protein, translated as MRRFHYSALIFLCALITLLTTSCVNSKREEAIRTAAIYHSAGINFFADGKYKEARKNFENAASLDRQNSYYFNDLALSCAELGDMTSASKYYKEALRINPGLSEARNGLATIMALQGDMPGAIIEWEKVITDPLYKSPGIVHYNLGKAYLNLNDMGNAETHFQLALKFNPSHEKSLYSLGQINHKLGRIDEAASFYRRAVENDQSFTPAHYYLGEILFIQKSYSDALKEFGKVIDAGDELTLAAKAREYREKIKKVLAP; from the coding sequence GTGAGAAGATTTCACTATAGTGCGTTAATCTTTCTATGTGCCCTTATCACTCTTTTAACCACGTCATGTGTGAACTCAAAGAGAGAAGAAGCGATAAGGACAGCCGCAATTTATCATTCCGCAGGTATTAATTTTTTTGCTGACGGGAAATATAAGGAAGCAAGAAAAAACTTTGAAAATGCGGCAAGTCTCGACAGACAAAATTCTTATTATTTTAATGACCTTGCTCTTTCATGCGCAGAGCTTGGCGATATGACGTCTGCATCAAAATACTACAAGGAAGCCCTCAGGATTAACCCGGGACTTTCAGAAGCAAGGAACGGACTTGCAACTATTATGGCTCTCCAGGGAGACATGCCCGGGGCTATAATCGAATGGGAGAAAGTAATAACCGATCCATTGTACAAGTCACCCGGCATAGTCCATTACAATCTTGGGAAAGCGTATTTGAACCTTAATGATATGGGGAATGCGGAAACGCATTTTCAGCTGGCGCTTAAATTCAATCCATCCCATGAGAAAAGCCTTTATTCTCTTGGGCAGATAAATCATAAGCTCGGAAGAATAGACGAGGCGGCTTCTTTTTACAGGAGAGCTGTTGAGAATGACCAGAGCTTTACTCCGGCACATTACTACCTTGGAGAAATTCTTTTTATCCAGAAATCTTATAGTGATGCGTTAAAGGAATTCGGAAAGGTCATTGATGCAGGAGATGAACTGACATTGGCGGCAAAAGCAAGAGAGTATAGAGAAAAGATCAAAAAAGTTTTAGCTCCATAG
- a CDS encoding SCO family protein — MKKFPSLCLLITLFFFSLSFHSAANDEITGIGIDEKLGSYLPLDIAFKDEKGSSATLKNLITKPTAIALIYYRCGNVCMPLLEGISETINVMKLEPEKDYSLLTISIDGSDTPQMAMEKKNDCFKRLNQKFPENGWRFLTGTTDNIKRLTDSVGFRYKKDGDEFLHPVALIIISSDGKIVRYLYGKTFLPFDLKMSLTEAAQGRIGSSMNRVLPLCFKYDPQGKRYVFNILRVYGVVMIVFLVVFIYFLTRKRKNKYG; from the coding sequence ATGAAAAAATTTCCTTCTCTTTGTCTGTTGATTACCCTGTTTTTTTTTAGCCTATCTTTTCACTCTGCTGCCAATGATGAAATTACAGGAATAGGAATAGACGAAAAACTGGGTTCATATCTGCCGCTCGACATCGCATTTAAAGATGAGAAGGGAAGCAGCGCGACGCTCAAAAATCTCATAACAAAACCCACTGCCATTGCCCTTATTTATTACAGGTGCGGAAATGTATGTATGCCGCTCCTTGAAGGTATTTCAGAAACAATCAATGTGATGAAGCTTGAGCCTGAAAAAGACTATTCGCTCCTTACCATTAGCATTGACGGAAGCGATACTCCGCAGATGGCGATGGAAAAGAAGAATGACTGCTTCAAAAGGCTTAACCAAAAGTTTCCTGAAAATGGCTGGCGATTTTTAACTGGAACAACTGACAACATAAAGAGGCTTACAGATTCCGTAGGTTTCAGATACAAGAAGGATGGAGATGAATTCCTTCATCCTGTGGCGCTAATAATAATTTCTTCAGACGGCAAGATAGTCCGCTATCTCTACGGAAAGACATTCCTTCCCTTTGATTTAAAGATGTCTTTAACGGAAGCGGCGCAAGGGAGAATAGGCTCATCGATGAACAGGGTTTTGCCCCTTTGTTTTAAATATGACCCTCAGGGGAAAAGATATGTTTTTAACATCCTGCGTGTTTACGGTGTTGTAATGATAGTGTTCCTTGTTGTATTTATATATTTTCTGACAAGGAAAAGGAAAAATAAATATGGATAA